A stretch of DNA from Anaerohalosphaeraceae bacterium:
GACGCGGGCAAAACGCCGGTCAATCTCCGCAAGCTGCTCTGGCGTTCGCACCTGAAGTATGACATCGCCCGAAATGTCAAGCCGGTCGATAAAGAAGACAGACAGCCCGCAGGCCTTCGCCGTATCGAGGAACTTACCGCCCTCACGGCCGATGATGCAGGAAAAGACAAAATCCGGCGCCTCAAAGTCGCCGCAACATACTGTCTCTATCTGAACCGTTAACCTTTTTTGGAGGATTGGCTATGAGTCAGCAAAAACATTCTTATTCAGGCGGTCATGGGAATCGAGAAACCCAAAACCGCCATAACGAAACTATTCCGTTGCCTGACGTAATATACTATGATTCTTCAGGTAATATGCCGGTGCAACTGCTCTCAGACTGGGCAGAAGCCTGGGCAAAATCTTTTCCAGAAAAAAAACTATCCAAAAACCAGATTCGCCGATTTTTCGGAGCGATAAAAAATCTGCATTTTCAATTAGATAGCGGTCGTCCGTGGGAACAAATTCTGCCTTTGTTTAAAATGTTCCTGAGCAAGGTAAGCTATGCAGAAAAAGCTGTTTCGAAAAAAATTCCATCAGAGTTTGCCAACTTTCTAAAAATCCACATCAAAAAAGTTGGCAGCAGTGAAAAAAACTTTCGTGCTTTTGTGCTTTTCTTCGAGGCGGTGCTGGGATTTGCGTATGGTTATGACAAAATTGGTGGAAAGGAATAAACCATGTCAGAATTCAAAAAAATCGTCAAAATTAAGGTCATTACAGGAAAAATTTTCGTCCAAACCGGTCTGCATATCGGGGCATCCAATGATACGATGGAAATCGGAGGTGTGGACAATCCCGTCCTTCGAAATCCGGCTAACGAAGAACCCTACATTCCCGGTTCGTCCCTGAAAGGCAGGATGCGTTCGCTGATGGAATGGCATTTGGGCAAACTCCATCCGCAGGGCGAAGTGTTCATGGACACCAATCCGGAATGTCCCATCACACGGGTTTTCGGCCACAGCGCAAGCAAGGATAACAAGGTCGGTCTGACTCGCCTTATCGTACGCGACTGCTTCCTCAGCGACGAATCCCGCAAAGCATTTGCCGGCGGTCAGGACATCACCGAAGTCAAACATGAAAACTCTATCAACCGCATCACCTCCATGGCAAATCCCCGCCCGATTGAGCGGGTGGTGCCGGGGGTGACATTTGACCTCGATATTGCCTACCGCGTGCTCGATACCGGCGACGGCGGAGCGACGGATGAAAAGTACTTCAAGGAAGTTGTCCTGAAGGCCCTGGCACTGGTGGAAAAGGATTATCTGGGCGGCTGCGGCTCCCGCGGATGCGGCAAGGTCAAATTCATCGACCTCAAAGACGAAGCCGGAAATCCCCTCACCCTGCCTACAGTCTGAACGGAAAGGCCCTGACCTATGCAATGGTACGAAATCAAACTGAAGGTGCACACGGCTCTGGGCACGCGGCTGTCGGCCGATACCCTGTTCGGCCATTTGTGCTGGGCCCTCCGCTATCACGA
This window harbors:
- the csm2 gene encoding type III-A CRISPR-associated protein Csm2; amino-acid sequence: MSQQKHSYSGGHGNRETQNRHNETIPLPDVIYYDSSGNMPVQLLSDWAEAWAKSFPEKKLSKNQIRRFFGAIKNLHFQLDSGRPWEQILPLFKMFLSKVSYAEKAVSKKIPSEFANFLKIHIKKVGSSEKNFRAFVLFFEAVLGFAYGYDKIGGKE
- the csm3 gene encoding type III-A CRISPR-associated RAMP protein Csm3 yields the protein MSEFKKIVKIKVITGKIFVQTGLHIGASNDTMEIGGVDNPVLRNPANEEPYIPGSSLKGRMRSLMEWHLGKLHPQGEVFMDTNPECPITRVFGHSASKDNKVGLTRLIVRDCFLSDESRKAFAGGQDITEVKHENSINRITSMANPRPIERVVPGVTFDLDIAYRVLDTGDGGATDEKYFKEVVLKALALVEKDYLGGCGSRGCGKVKFIDLKDEAGNPLTLPTV